A genome region from Methylorubrum populi includes the following:
- a CDS encoding plasmid stabilization protein: MASSRPSTSLTIRDPGGTLRERLRVRAARSGRSVEAEAQAILQDGLRVEDGTGLDLAAAIRRRVAHLGGIELDEHPVVTLRDPPCLEE, translated from the coding sequence ATGGCTTCTTCGCGACCATCGACCAGCCTCACCATCCGCGATCCCGGCGGGACGCTTCGGGAGCGGCTGCGCGTGCGGGCGGCTCGGAGCGGTCGTTCCGTGGAGGCGGAGGCTCAGGCGATACTTCAGGACGGCCTGCGCGTGGAGGACGGCACCGGTCTCGATCTCGCGGCGGCGATCCGCCGCCGCGTGGCCCATCTCGGCGGCATCGAACTCGACGAGCATCCGGTCGTGACGCTC
- a CDS encoding TROVE domain-containing protein, with protein sequence MLNDGKLFSLRRTPQSEPILRTVPNSAGGHAFAVSDWARLDRFLVLGAEGGSYYAGERPLSRENAVAVMRCIREDGARAVAAIVAVSEEGRAPKQDPAIFALALAASADAEATRRVALAALPRVCRTGTHLFQFAGAVEAMRGWGRGLRRAVGDWYRARPVEALAYQAVKVRARQGWSHRDLLRLAHPETDEPARKALFDWICRWTLTEETPALVHAFAAVQAEGVDGAFAAAQVRSHNLPWEALPTGLLTSRAVNEALIERMPVGALVRQLGRLTAAGALAPFTAATEHVVGVLSDRERLLKARLHPMALLVALKTYASGRGQRGRLSWEPVAAVVEALNAAFYTAFAAVEPTGKRLVLALDVSGSMGWGSVAGSALTPREAAAAMALVTAATEEHWQTLAFTAEDGRDWQAGAALTTLPIGPSMRLDQAATVADGLPFGATDCSLPMRWALERGVKADAFVVYTDSETWAGPVHPVEALRAYREKTGIPARLVVVGLVSNGFSIADPDDAGMLDVVGFDTAAPALIADFIRG encoded by the coding sequence ATGTTGAACGATGGAAAGCTGTTCTCGCTCCGGCGCACCCCGCAGTCGGAGCCGATCCTCCGCACCGTGCCGAACTCGGCCGGCGGCCACGCCTTCGCGGTCAGCGACTGGGCGCGGCTCGACCGCTTCCTCGTGCTCGGCGCGGAGGGCGGCTCGTACTACGCGGGCGAGCGGCCTCTCTCCCGGGAGAACGCGGTCGCGGTGATGCGCTGCATCCGTGAGGACGGGGCGCGAGCGGTCGCGGCCATCGTCGCGGTGAGCGAGGAGGGCCGCGCCCCGAAGCAGGATCCGGCGATCTTCGCCCTCGCGCTCGCGGCCTCCGCGGACGCCGAGGCGACCCGCCGGGTGGCGCTCGCCGCCCTGCCCCGGGTCTGCCGCACCGGCACGCACCTGTTCCAGTTCGCGGGCGCCGTCGAGGCGATGCGCGGCTGGGGCCGGGGCTTGCGGCGGGCGGTCGGCGACTGGTACCGGGCGCGTCCGGTGGAGGCGCTCGCCTACCAGGCGGTGAAGGTCCGCGCCCGCCAGGGCTGGTCGCACCGCGACCTCCTGCGGCTGGCCCATCCGGAGACGGACGAGCCGGCCCGGAAGGCGCTGTTCGACTGGATCTGCCGCTGGACGCTGACCGAGGAGACCCCCGCCCTCGTCCACGCCTTCGCCGCGGTGCAGGCGGAGGGCGTCGACGGGGCCTTCGCGGCGGCGCAGGTGCGCTCGCACAACCTGCCCTGGGAGGCGCTGCCGACGGGGCTGCTCACGAGCCGCGCGGTGAACGAGGCCCTGATCGAGCGCATGCCGGTCGGCGCCCTCGTGCGCCAGCTCGGCCGGCTCACCGCGGCGGGGGCGCTCGCGCCCTTCACCGCGGCGACCGAGCACGTGGTCGGCGTGCTGTCGGACCGGGAGCGCCTGTTGAAGGCGCGCCTGCACCCGATGGCACTGCTGGTGGCGCTCAAGACCTACGCGTCCGGGCGCGGCCAGCGCGGCCGGCTCTCCTGGGAGCCGGTGGCGGCCGTCGTCGAGGCGTTGAACGCGGCGTTCTACACCGCCTTCGCGGCGGTGGAGCCCACGGGCAAGCGCCTCGTGCTCGCCCTCGACGTGTCCGGCTCCATGGGCTGGGGCAGCGTCGCGGGCTCCGCGCTGACGCCCCGCGAGGCGGCGGCCGCGATGGCGCTCGTCACCGCGGCGACCGAGGAGCACTGGCAGACGCTCGCCTTCACCGCGGAGGACGGGCGCGACTGGCAGGCGGGCGCGGCCCTCACCACGCTGCCGATCGGGCCGTCGATGCGGCTCGATCAGGCGGCGACCGTGGCGGACGGGCTGCCTTTCGGGGCGACCGACTGCTCGCTGCCGATGCGGTGGGCGCTGGAGCGGGGCGTGAAGGCCGACGCGTTCGTGGTCTACACGGACTCGGAGACCTGGGCCGGCCCGGTCCATCCGGTCGAGGCGCTGCGGGCATACCGGGAGAAGACCGGGATTCCGGCCAGGCTCGTGGTCGTGGGGCTCGTCTCCAACGGCTTCAGCATCGCCGACCCGGACGATGCCGGAATGCTCGACGTCGTCGGCTTCGACACGGCGGCGCCCGCGCTGATCGCGGATTTCATCCGCGGATGA
- a CDS encoding helix-turn-helix transcriptional regulator, with the protein MIPSAITPAQIRAGRGLLKWTQGVLASRASISAVTLNMIESDQVAPRTRTLAAIRSVLEGEGIRFIGDDEEGYGVVMRRKPPSDDESSGAAQPQASPSVRAAE; encoded by the coding sequence ATGATCCCATCCGCCATCACCCCTGCCCAGATCCGCGCCGGACGCGGCCTTCTCAAATGGACCCAAGGGGTTCTGGCGAGCCGCGCCAGCATCTCCGCCGTGACCCTGAACATGATCGAGAGCGATCAGGTCGCACCGCGGACCAGGACGCTCGCCGCGATCCGCTCGGTGCTCGAAGGGGAGGGCATCCGCTTCATCGGCGACGACGAGGAGGGCTACGGCGTCGTCATGCGGCGCAAGCCGCCATCGGACGACGAAAGTTCCGGGGCAGCGCAGCCCCAGGCGTCGCCTTCCGTGCGGGCCGCCGAGTGA
- a CDS encoding 5-oxoprolinase subunit PxpA: MGDDAALLDIVTSANVACGFHAGDPDIMVETAAAARARGVAIGAHPGFPDLRGFGRNRIQESPRRIERDVAYQIGALQACAALAGARLTHVKAHGALANLSNEDEAVAEALARAVAGVDRGLALMVMPGLPAERAGARAGLPLVREIYADRAYAEDGTLSPRSAPGAVIHDAQDAAERVARMVGEGAVFTPGGRRIPAAIDTVCVHGDNPAALAMARAVRAGLERAGLALRPYGEIRGTV; encoded by the coding sequence ATGGGCGACGACGCCGCGCTCCTCGACATCGTCACCTCGGCCAACGTCGCCTGCGGCTTCCACGCGGGCGACCCCGACATCATGGTCGAGACCGCCGCGGCGGCGCGGGCGCGGGGCGTGGCCATCGGCGCCCATCCGGGCTTCCCGGATCTGCGCGGCTTCGGCCGGAACCGGATTCAGGAGAGCCCGAGACGGATCGAGCGCGACGTCGCCTATCAGATCGGCGCGCTCCAGGCCTGCGCCGCCCTGGCCGGCGCCCGCCTCACCCACGTCAAGGCGCACGGGGCGCTCGCCAACCTCTCCAACGAGGACGAGGCCGTGGCCGAGGCGCTGGCCCGCGCCGTGGCCGGGGTGGATCGCGGCCTCGCCCTGATGGTGATGCCGGGGCTGCCCGCCGAGCGGGCCGGCGCGCGGGCCGGGCTGCCCCTGGTGCGCGAGATCTACGCCGACCGCGCCTATGCCGAGGACGGGACGCTGAGCCCCCGCTCGGCCCCCGGCGCGGTGATCCACGACGCGCAGGACGCCGCCGAGCGCGTCGCCCGCATGGTCGGGGAGGGGGCGGTGTTCACGCCGGGCGGCCGCCGCATCCCGGCGGCGATCGACACGGTCTGCGTCCACGGCGACAACCCGGCGGCTCTGGCCATGGCCCGGGCGGTGCGGGCGGGGCTGGAGCGGGCGGGCCTTGCCCTGCGCCCCTATGGGGAGATCCGAGGGACTGTCTGA